A single region of the Rhodopirellula bahusiensis genome encodes:
- a CDS encoding integron integrase: MTLAEFERAVAVADDIGESDRIWFPKWLRRYALSFPKGLVDQLPVNHHTALRFSRTLLESGAPAWQRWQAVRSLEYYRDTVLKRSEPDLTQIVAKLAQLGKQERNFDLDVPPTEEELAAIRGKQDPSEPKLIQTMRADLRVLHYSMATEKAYVRWIKRFMSHVGSTELEQFGQKDIESFLTKLAVEGQVATSTQTQARSALLFLYECILGVRIGFLNAVRVKRPETMPVWYSRQEIGYLLENLTGVHRIMFLLMYGSGLRHKECRRLRIKDVWFDEGRLLVRDGKGQKDRMTFLPKEVVPDLQRQIAWATQRHHQDLEEGYDKVYLPFALARKYPNAGREIGWRWVFPSRQRARDRRSGIVWRHHIAEQQFANALSTAQRAAGITKNGVPHSLRHSFATHLVEDGTDLPTVQKLMGHRDIETTMNYVHVDVGINSRVRSPADRLGGADQLE; encoded by the coding sequence ATGACACTCGCGGAATTTGAGCGTGCGGTGGCCGTGGCGGACGACATCGGGGAGTCCGATCGGATTTGGTTTCCGAAGTGGCTTCGACGCTACGCCTTGTCGTTCCCAAAAGGCCTGGTGGATCAGTTGCCCGTCAATCACCACACGGCCTTGCGATTCTCGCGAACGTTGCTTGAGTCAGGTGCACCCGCTTGGCAACGATGGCAGGCAGTTCGGTCGCTGGAATACTATCGTGACACGGTGCTGAAACGTTCCGAACCCGACTTAACGCAGATCGTCGCCAAGCTCGCGCAATTGGGCAAGCAGGAACGCAATTTTGACTTGGATGTGCCGCCAACCGAGGAGGAACTCGCGGCAATTCGTGGCAAGCAAGACCCGAGCGAACCCAAACTGATCCAGACCATGCGAGCTGATCTGCGGGTGCTGCATTATTCAATGGCGACCGAGAAGGCTTATGTGCGATGGATCAAGCGATTCATGAGCCATGTCGGCTCGACCGAGCTGGAACAGTTCGGCCAAAAGGATATCGAATCGTTTTTGACGAAGTTGGCTGTCGAAGGTCAGGTGGCAACGAGCACTCAAACCCAGGCAAGGTCCGCCTTGCTGTTCTTGTACGAGTGCATCCTTGGCGTGCGAATCGGATTCCTCAATGCGGTTCGCGTGAAGCGACCCGAGACGATGCCGGTGTGGTATAGCCGTCAAGAGATTGGTTACTTGCTAGAGAATTTGACTGGCGTGCACCGCATCATGTTTCTGCTGATGTACGGATCAGGGCTTCGGCACAAAGAGTGCCGTCGATTGCGCATCAAAGATGTCTGGTTTGACGAAGGGCGTTTGCTGGTACGCGACGGCAAGGGGCAAAAAGATCGGATGACGTTCTTGCCCAAGGAAGTGGTTCCTGATTTGCAACGTCAGATTGCTTGGGCGACTCAGCGGCACCACCAGGACTTAGAAGAAGGTTATGACAAGGTGTATCTACCATTTGCATTGGCAAGAAAGTATCCCAACGCGGGTCGCGAGATCGGATGGCGATGGGTGTTCCCTTCGCGACAGCGAGCGCGTGATCGGCGAAGTGGCATTGTCTGGCGACATCATATTGCCGAGCAACAATTTGCCAACGCACTGAGCACCGCGCAACGGGCGGCTGGAATCACCAAGAACGGAGTGCCGCACTCGCTGCGGCATAGCTTTGCGACTCATTTGGTTGAAGATGGTACCGACCTGCCGACAGTTCAGAAGTTAATGGGACACAGAGATATCGAAACCACGATGAATTACGTGCACGTGGATGTTGGAATCAACAGTCGCGTGCGGAGTCCTGCGGACCGATTGGGGGGCGCGGACCAGCTGGAGTGA